One genomic segment of Salminus brasiliensis chromosome 6, fSalBra1.hap2, whole genome shotgun sequence includes these proteins:
- the slc20a2 gene encoding sodium-dependent phosphate transporter 2 isoform X3, whose translation MDLEPYLWMVVLGFIIAFILAFSVGANDVANSFGTAVGSGVVTLRQACILASIFETLGSMLLGAKVGETIRKGIIDVSLYNETVPILMAGEVSAMVGSAVWQLIASFLKLPISGTHCIVGSTIGFSMVAIGTQGVQWMQLVKIVASWFISPLLSGLMSGLLFFIIRYCILNKDDPVPNGLRALPLFYASTIGINTFSIMYTGAPLLGLEMLPVWAIALITLAGSLVCAALVWIVVCPWMRRKIASQLKKEHVLSRISDESLDKIPEEEEEAPVFKELPGAKGNDDAELPLTGESTGELNSLANGGTVLPNGRVYGRTHSMTNGCLKSPLSNGSFSFDGHVRSDGQVYHTVHKDSGLYKDLLHKIHVGRLEDERASSRPDNNYRVLRRNNSYTCYTAAICGMPVQPLMRSESTASPPEDSEKLVGDSVFYSKKRLRYDSYSSYCNAVAEAEIEAEEGGVDVKLGAEKCEPTPAAGGALEDCADEDKEERDNPQVFLLFHFLQILTACFGSFAHGGNDVSNAIGPLVALWMIYEQGGVMQDSTTPVWLLFYGGIGICAGLWVWGRRVIQTMGKDLTPITPSRWAQWWPWAGSAPGRQWTGASSGTSSWPGSLRSL comes from the exons ATGGATTTAGAGCCGTACCTATGGATGGTTGTACTTGGCTTCATCATCGCCTTCATCCTGGCGTTTTCTGTGGGAGCCAATGACGTGGCAAACTCGTTTGGCACGGCAGTGGGCTCGGGGGTGGTCACGCTGCGCCAGGCCTGCATCCTGGCCTCCATTTTTGAAACCCTAGGCTCCATGCTACTCGGGGCCAAAGTGGGTGAAACCATTCGGAAGGGGATTATAGACGTCAGCTTGTACAATGAGACCGTGCCCATATTAATGGCAGGAGAGGTCAGCGCCATGGTCG GGTCTGCGGTTTGGCAGCTTATTGCCTCGTTTCTGAAATTGCCCATTTCTGGAACTCATTGTATCGTGGGATCTACTATTGGCTTCTCTATGGTGGCTATTGGCACTCAGGGAGTACAGTGGATGCAGCTGGTGAAAATTG TTGCATCCTGGTTCATATCCCCTCTGCTGTCAGGCCTTATGTCTGGCCTActcttcttcatcatcagaTATTGCATTCTTAACAAG GATGATCCTGTTCCAAATGGCCTTCGTGCTTTGCCCCTGTTCTATGCTTCTACTATTGGCATCAACACTTTCTCCATTATGTACACGGGAGCTCCAT TGCTTGGTCTGGAGATGCTCCCAGTGTGGGCCATAGCTCTCATCACTCTGGCAGGGTCTCtggtgtgtgctgcgctggtcTGGATCGTTGTGTGCCCCTGGATGAGAAGGAAAATAGCAA GTCAGCTGAAAAAAGAGCATGTTCTCTCGCGCATCTCTGACGAGAGTCTAGATAAAATcccagaggaggaagaggaggctcCAGTGTTTAAAGAGCTTCCTGGGGCTAAAGGCAACGATGATGCTGAACTACCCCTAACCGGAGAATCCACTGGGGAGTTGAACAGCCTGGCCAATGGAGGCACTGTCCTGCCTAATGGCAGGGTGTATG GACGCACACACTCTATGACCAATGGATGCCTAAAGTCGCCGTTGTCCAACGGAAGCTTCAGCTTTGACGGACATGTTCGCAGCGACGGCCAGGTATACCACACTGTGCATAAGGACTCTGGGCTCTACAAAGATTTGCTGCACAAGATCCACGTGGGCCGCCTAGAGGACGAACGTGCCAGCTCACGGCCTGACAACAACTACCGAGTCCTACGCCGCAACAACAGTTACACATGCTATACAGCAGCCATCTGTGGCATGCCCGTTCAGCCTTTGATGCGCTCCGAGTCCACCGCTTCACCACCTGAGGACAGCGAGAAGCTGGTGGGTGACAGCGTCTTCTATTCTAAGAAGCGCCTGCGCTACGACAGCTACTCTAGCTACTGCAATGCAGTGGCCGAGGCAGAGATCGAAGCAGAGGAGGGTGGAGTGGACGTGAAGCTAGGTGCAGAGAAATGTGAGCCAACACCAGCTGCTGGAGGGGCACTGGAGGACTGTGCTGATGAGGATAAGGAAGAGAGGGACAATCCCCAGGTCTTCCTGCTCTTCCATTTCCTTCAGATCCTCACTGCCTGCTTCGGCTCCTTTGCACATGGTGGCAATGATGTCAG TAATGCCATTGGTCCATTGGTGGCTCTGTGGATGATCTACGAGCAGGGCGGGGTGATGCAGGACTCGACCACCCCTGTGTGGCTTCTGTTCTACGGTGGCATTGGCATCTGCGCTGGTCTGTGGGTGTGGGGCCGTCGCGTCATCCAGACCATGGGCAAGGACCTCACCCCTATCACCCCATCCAG GTGGGCTCAGTGGTGGCCGTGGGCTGGATCCGCTCCCGGAAGGCAGTGGACTGGCGCCTCTTCCGGAACATCTTCCTGGCCTGGTTCGTTACGGTCCCTGTAG
- the slc20a2 gene encoding sodium-dependent phosphate transporter 2 isoform X2, whose product MDLEPYLWMVVLGFIIAFILAFSVGANDVANSFGTAVGSGVVTLRQACILASIFETLGSMLLGAKVGETIRKGIIDVSLYNETVPILMAGEVSAMVGSAVWQLIASFLKLPISGTHCIVGSTIGFSMVAIGTQGVQWMQLVKIVASWFISPLLSGLMSGLLFFIIRYCILNKDDPVPNGLRALPLFYASTIGINTFSIMYTGAPLLGLEMLPVWAIALITLAGSLVCAALVWIVVCPWMRRKIASQLKKEHVLSRISDESLDKIPEEEEEAPVFKELPGAKGNDDAELPLTGESTGELNSLANGGTVLPNGRVYGRTHSMTNGCLKSPLSNGSFSFDGHVRSDGQVYHTVHKDSGLYKDLLHKIHVGRLEDERASSRPDNNYRVLRRNNSYTCYTAAICGMPVQPLMRSESTASPPEDSEKLVGDSVFYSKKRLRYDSYSSYCNAVAEAEIEAEEGGVDVKLGAEKCEPTPAAGGALEDCADEDKEERDNPQVFLLFHFLQILTACFGSFAHGGNDVSNAIGPLVALWMIYEQGGVMQDSTTPVWLLFYGGIGICAGLWVWGRRVIQTMGKDLTPITPSSGFCIEVMSALTVLVASNVGVPISSTHCKVGSVVAVGWIRSRKAVDWRLFRNIFLAWFVTVPVAGLFSAAVMALFVYGILPFV is encoded by the exons ATGGATTTAGAGCCGTACCTATGGATGGTTGTACTTGGCTTCATCATCGCCTTCATCCTGGCGTTTTCTGTGGGAGCCAATGACGTGGCAAACTCGTTTGGCACGGCAGTGGGCTCGGGGGTGGTCACGCTGCGCCAGGCCTGCATCCTGGCCTCCATTTTTGAAACCCTAGGCTCCATGCTACTCGGGGCCAAAGTGGGTGAAACCATTCGGAAGGGGATTATAGACGTCAGCTTGTACAATGAGACCGTGCCCATATTAATGGCAGGAGAGGTCAGCGCCATGGTCG GGTCTGCGGTTTGGCAGCTTATTGCCTCGTTTCTGAAATTGCCCATTTCTGGAACTCATTGTATCGTGGGATCTACTATTGGCTTCTCTATGGTGGCTATTGGCACTCAGGGAGTACAGTGGATGCAGCTGGTGAAAATTG TTGCATCCTGGTTCATATCCCCTCTGCTGTCAGGCCTTATGTCTGGCCTActcttcttcatcatcagaTATTGCATTCTTAACAAG GATGATCCTGTTCCAAATGGCCTTCGTGCTTTGCCCCTGTTCTATGCTTCTACTATTGGCATCAACACTTTCTCCATTATGTACACGGGAGCTCCAT TGCTTGGTCTGGAGATGCTCCCAGTGTGGGCCATAGCTCTCATCACTCTGGCAGGGTCTCtggtgtgtgctgcgctggtcTGGATCGTTGTGTGCCCCTGGATGAGAAGGAAAATAGCAA GTCAGCTGAAAAAAGAGCATGTTCTCTCGCGCATCTCTGACGAGAGTCTAGATAAAATcccagaggaggaagaggaggctcCAGTGTTTAAAGAGCTTCCTGGGGCTAAAGGCAACGATGATGCTGAACTACCCCTAACCGGAGAATCCACTGGGGAGTTGAACAGCCTGGCCAATGGAGGCACTGTCCTGCCTAATGGCAGGGTGTATG GACGCACACACTCTATGACCAATGGATGCCTAAAGTCGCCGTTGTCCAACGGAAGCTTCAGCTTTGACGGACATGTTCGCAGCGACGGCCAGGTATACCACACTGTGCATAAGGACTCTGGGCTCTACAAAGATTTGCTGCACAAGATCCACGTGGGCCGCCTAGAGGACGAACGTGCCAGCTCACGGCCTGACAACAACTACCGAGTCCTACGCCGCAACAACAGTTACACATGCTATACAGCAGCCATCTGTGGCATGCCCGTTCAGCCTTTGATGCGCTCCGAGTCCACCGCTTCACCACCTGAGGACAGCGAGAAGCTGGTGGGTGACAGCGTCTTCTATTCTAAGAAGCGCCTGCGCTACGACAGCTACTCTAGCTACTGCAATGCAGTGGCCGAGGCAGAGATCGAAGCAGAGGAGGGTGGAGTGGACGTGAAGCTAGGTGCAGAGAAATGTGAGCCAACACCAGCTGCTGGAGGGGCACTGGAGGACTGTGCTGATGAGGATAAGGAAGAGAGGGACAATCCCCAGGTCTTCCTGCTCTTCCATTTCCTTCAGATCCTCACTGCCTGCTTCGGCTCCTTTGCACATGGTGGCAATGATGTCAG TAATGCCATTGGTCCATTGGTGGCTCTGTGGATGATCTACGAGCAGGGCGGGGTGATGCAGGACTCGACCACCCCTGTGTGGCTTCTGTTCTACGGTGGCATTGGCATCTGCGCTGGTCTGTGGGTGTGGGGCCGTCGCGTCATCCAGACCATGGGCAAGGACCTCACCCCTATCACCCCATCCAG TGGATTTTGCATTGAAGTAATGAGTGCTCTAACAGTGCTTGTTGCCTCAAATGTGGGCGTTCCCATAAGCTCCACCCACTGCAAG GTGGGCTCAGTGGTGGCCGTGGGCTGGATCCGCTCCCGGAAGGCAGTGGACTGGCGCCTCTTCCGGAACATCTTCCTGGCCTGGTTCGTTACGGTCCCTGTAGCAGGCCTTTTCAGCGCCGCTGTCATGGCCCTGTTTGTCTACGGCATCCTGCCTTTTGTATGA
- the slc20a2 gene encoding sodium-dependent phosphate transporter 2 isoform X1 codes for MDLEPYLWMVVLGFIIAFILAFSVGANDVANSFGTAVGSGVVTLRQACILASIFETLGSMLLGAKVGETIRKGIIDVSLYNETVPILMAGEVSAMVGSAVWQLIASFLKLPISGTHCIVGSTIGFSMVAIGTQGVQWMQLVKIVASWFISPLLSGLMSGLLFFIIRYCILNKDDPVPNGLRALPLFYASTIGINTFSIMYTGAPLLGLEMLPVWAIALITLAGSLVCAALVWIVVCPWMRRKIASQLKKEHVLSRISDESLDKIPEEEEEAPVFKELPGAKGNDDAELPLTGESTGELNSLANGGTVLPNGRVYGRTHSMTNGCLKSPLSNGSFSFDGHVRSDGQVYHTVHKDSGLYKDLLHKIHVGRLEDERASSRPDNNYRVLRRNNSYTCYTAAICGMPVQPLMRSESTASPPEDSEKLVGDSVFYSKKRLRYDSYSSYCNAVAEAEIEAEEGGVDVKLGAEKCEPTPAAGGALEDCADEDKEERDNPQVFLLFHFLQILTACFGSFAHGGNDVSNAIGPLVALWMIYEQGGVMQDSTTPVWLLFYGGIGICAGLWVWGRRVIQTMGKDLTPITPSSGFTIELASALTVVLASNIGLPISTTHCKVGSVVAVGWIRSRKAVDWRLFRNIFLAWFVTVPVAGLFSAAVMALFVYGILPFV; via the exons ATGGATTTAGAGCCGTACCTATGGATGGTTGTACTTGGCTTCATCATCGCCTTCATCCTGGCGTTTTCTGTGGGAGCCAATGACGTGGCAAACTCGTTTGGCACGGCAGTGGGCTCGGGGGTGGTCACGCTGCGCCAGGCCTGCATCCTGGCCTCCATTTTTGAAACCCTAGGCTCCATGCTACTCGGGGCCAAAGTGGGTGAAACCATTCGGAAGGGGATTATAGACGTCAGCTTGTACAATGAGACCGTGCCCATATTAATGGCAGGAGAGGTCAGCGCCATGGTCG GGTCTGCGGTTTGGCAGCTTATTGCCTCGTTTCTGAAATTGCCCATTTCTGGAACTCATTGTATCGTGGGATCTACTATTGGCTTCTCTATGGTGGCTATTGGCACTCAGGGAGTACAGTGGATGCAGCTGGTGAAAATTG TTGCATCCTGGTTCATATCCCCTCTGCTGTCAGGCCTTATGTCTGGCCTActcttcttcatcatcagaTATTGCATTCTTAACAAG GATGATCCTGTTCCAAATGGCCTTCGTGCTTTGCCCCTGTTCTATGCTTCTACTATTGGCATCAACACTTTCTCCATTATGTACACGGGAGCTCCAT TGCTTGGTCTGGAGATGCTCCCAGTGTGGGCCATAGCTCTCATCACTCTGGCAGGGTCTCtggtgtgtgctgcgctggtcTGGATCGTTGTGTGCCCCTGGATGAGAAGGAAAATAGCAA GTCAGCTGAAAAAAGAGCATGTTCTCTCGCGCATCTCTGACGAGAGTCTAGATAAAATcccagaggaggaagaggaggctcCAGTGTTTAAAGAGCTTCCTGGGGCTAAAGGCAACGATGATGCTGAACTACCCCTAACCGGAGAATCCACTGGGGAGTTGAACAGCCTGGCCAATGGAGGCACTGTCCTGCCTAATGGCAGGGTGTATG GACGCACACACTCTATGACCAATGGATGCCTAAAGTCGCCGTTGTCCAACGGAAGCTTCAGCTTTGACGGACATGTTCGCAGCGACGGCCAGGTATACCACACTGTGCATAAGGACTCTGGGCTCTACAAAGATTTGCTGCACAAGATCCACGTGGGCCGCCTAGAGGACGAACGTGCCAGCTCACGGCCTGACAACAACTACCGAGTCCTACGCCGCAACAACAGTTACACATGCTATACAGCAGCCATCTGTGGCATGCCCGTTCAGCCTTTGATGCGCTCCGAGTCCACCGCTTCACCACCTGAGGACAGCGAGAAGCTGGTGGGTGACAGCGTCTTCTATTCTAAGAAGCGCCTGCGCTACGACAGCTACTCTAGCTACTGCAATGCAGTGGCCGAGGCAGAGATCGAAGCAGAGGAGGGTGGAGTGGACGTGAAGCTAGGTGCAGAGAAATGTGAGCCAACACCAGCTGCTGGAGGGGCACTGGAGGACTGTGCTGATGAGGATAAGGAAGAGAGGGACAATCCCCAGGTCTTCCTGCTCTTCCATTTCCTTCAGATCCTCACTGCCTGCTTCGGCTCCTTTGCACATGGTGGCAATGATGTCAG TAATGCCATTGGTCCATTGGTGGCTCTGTGGATGATCTACGAGCAGGGCGGGGTGATGCAGGACTCGACCACCCCTGTGTGGCTTCTGTTCTACGGTGGCATTGGCATCTGCGCTGGTCTGTGGGTGTGGGGCCGTCGCGTCATCCAGACCATGGGCAAGGACCTCACCCCTATCACCCCATCCAG TGGATTCACTATTGAGCTGGCTTCAGCCCTCACTGTTGTGCTGGCGTCCAATATCGGACTCCCAATCAGTACCACCCACTGCAAG GTGGGCTCAGTGGTGGCCGTGGGCTGGATCCGCTCCCGGAAGGCAGTGGACTGGCGCCTCTTCCGGAACATCTTCCTGGCCTGGTTCGTTACGGTCCCTGTAGCAGGCCTTTTCAGCGCCGCTGTCATGGCCCTGTTTGTCTACGGCATCCTGCCTTTTGTATGA